In one window of Helianthus annuus cultivar XRQ/B chromosome 17, HanXRQr2.0-SUNRISE, whole genome shotgun sequence DNA:
- the LOC110923418 gene encoding uncharacterized protein LOC110923418, whose translation MVMCKCGRAALMKTSKTSKNPERRFYTCPQMRSKCKFFVWIDPPVNSPPSPELGFHKAPNHSSSIEVRFEELKHEIRRKDAALVMSWCILVGLLVLILVVVLISLLLKPS comes from the exons ATGGTGATGTGCAAGTGTGGTAGAGCAGCATTGATGAAGACATCGAAGACCTCCAAAAACCCTGAACGGAGATTTTATACATGCCCACAAATG aGATCAAAATGTAAGTTCTTTGTGTGGATTGATCCTCCTGTGAACTCTCCTCCATCCCCAGAGTTAGGGTTTCATAAAGCCCCAAATCACAGTTCGAGCATTGAAGTCAGATTTGAAGAATTGAAGCATGAAATTAGAAGAAAGGATGCTGCATTAGTGATGAGTTGGTGTATACTTGTTGGCCTTTTAGTGTTAATCCTTGTAGTTGTTTTGATCAGTCTTCTCTTGAAGCCTTCATAA